A stretch of the Methanomassiliicoccus luminyensis B10 genome encodes the following:
- the hypF gene encoding carbamoyltransferase HypF — protein sequence MRITVRGIVQGVGFRPTVYRIARSMGLRGYVQNNGSDVVIAVDRDAEEFVRRLKAELPPLARLDSVELHEDRSDLGDTFRITHSSGGSRGVGIPNDAAVCDQCVEEMFDPGNRRYLYPFTNCTNCGARFTVIADLPYDRDKTSMRDFPMDPDCRNEYDDPADRRFHHQTISCPHCGPSYYLLSANGSAISSADPIGEFAKMLRSGAIGVAKSWGGMHICATLATLPRLRKWYHRDQKPFAVMVRDLDALRRYGEPTAFEKKLLTSSHRPVVLVRKKDSSITELIAPGLGNVGLFLPYSGMHHLLFRHLEEDALVMTSANVPGEPMVLRDSDALELNAEVYLMHDREIINRCDDSVLRTFGEHTYFIRKSRGNIPSSIDIKLKGQALAVGAQENLCGAVAKDGKLFTTQYIGDGDSPRVVDFLGHAIEHFCKLLGVDRVQAVGADLHPGYSNRKLAKQLAVRYDAELVMVQHHWAHAAALMVDSGVDEIVALTLDGTGYGSDGNAWGGEVLRADLDSFDRVAHLQEIPLLGGEMAVRDPRRLVFALDEMSGRTNGYFSDREAEVLRKIMHTSAGSSGFGRVLDALSCYFGVCRKRTYDGEPAMKLEPVLEAGERIHPFKAQRVNGTVMTADLYRQMTEAKGRKEDLSLSFVAALLESLVEAACDEAEKRGIRHIGLTGGVSYNGPVSSLTKQMVEERGLEFVCHDRLPNGDGCVSSGQCAIALKKSR from the coding sequence ATGAGGATAACCGTCCGCGGCATCGTGCAGGGAGTGGGCTTCCGCCCCACCGTATACCGCATCGCCAGGTCCATGGGCCTGCGGGGGTACGTGCAGAACAACGGCTCCGACGTGGTCATCGCGGTGGACCGCGACGCCGAGGAGTTCGTGCGGCGCCTCAAGGCCGAGCTCCCGCCGCTGGCGAGGCTGGACTCAGTGGAACTGCACGAGGACCGTTCCGACCTCGGCGATACGTTCCGCATCACCCACAGCTCCGGCGGGAGCAGGGGAGTAGGGATACCGAACGATGCCGCGGTGTGCGACCAGTGCGTCGAGGAGATGTTCGACCCCGGGAACCGGAGATATCTCTATCCGTTCACCAACTGCACCAATTGCGGCGCCAGGTTCACCGTCATTGCCGATCTTCCTTACGACCGGGACAAGACCTCCATGCGGGACTTCCCTATGGACCCGGACTGCCGCAACGAGTATGACGACCCCGCGGACAGGCGGTTTCACCATCAGACCATCTCGTGCCCCCATTGCGGCCCTTCGTACTATCTGCTGTCGGCCAATGGCAGCGCGATAAGCTCGGCCGATCCCATCGGCGAGTTCGCCAAGATGCTCCGCAGCGGGGCCATCGGGGTGGCCAAGAGCTGGGGGGGGATGCACATATGTGCCACTCTGGCCACGCTGCCTCGGCTCCGGAAATGGTACCACCGTGACCAGAAGCCCTTTGCGGTGATGGTGAGGGACCTCGACGCCCTGCGGAGATACGGGGAGCCGACCGCGTTCGAGAAGAAGTTGCTGACCTCCAGCCACCGCCCGGTGGTGCTCGTCAGGAAGAAGGACAGCAGCATCACCGAACTCATCGCCCCCGGCCTGGGGAACGTGGGGCTGTTCCTACCGTACTCGGGAATGCACCACCTGCTGTTCCGCCACCTCGAAGAGGACGCGCTGGTCATGACCTCGGCCAACGTTCCGGGCGAGCCGATGGTGCTGCGCGACTCTGACGCCCTGGAGCTGAACGCCGAGGTATATCTCATGCACGACCGGGAGATCATCAACCGGTGCGACGATTCCGTCCTGAGGACCTTCGGCGAGCATACCTATTTCATACGCAAATCCAGGGGGAACATCCCCTCGTCCATCGACATAAAGCTGAAAGGACAGGCCCTGGCGGTGGGGGCGCAGGAGAACCTATGCGGGGCGGTGGCCAAGGACGGAAAGCTGTTCACCACCCAGTACATCGGGGACGGCGACTCTCCCCGAGTGGTAGATTTTCTGGGGCATGCCATCGAGCATTTCTGCAAGCTGCTGGGAGTGGACCGGGTGCAGGCGGTGGGGGCCGACCTCCACCCCGGGTACTCGAACCGCAAACTGGCCAAGCAGCTGGCGGTACGCTACGACGCCGAGCTGGTGATGGTGCAGCACCACTGGGCCCACGCCGCCGCCCTGATGGTCGATTCCGGCGTCGACGAGATCGTCGCCCTCACCCTGGACGGCACCGGGTACGGCTCGGACGGCAACGCCTGGGGCGGAGAGGTCCTGCGGGCCGATCTGGACTCGTTCGACCGCGTCGCCCATCTGCAGGAGATCCCTCTGCTGGGCGGGGAGATGGCGGTCCGGGACCCCCGCCGCTTGGTGTTCGCCTTGGACGAGATGAGCGGGCGAACGAACGGCTACTTCAGCGACCGCGAGGCCGAGGTGCTGAGGAAGATCATGCATACCAGCGCCGGGAGCTCGGGGTTCGGCCGAGTGCTGGATGCCCTGTCCTGCTACTTCGGGGTGTGCCGGAAGCGCACCTACGACGGCGAGCCGGCCATGAAGCTGGAGCCGGTGCTGGAAGCGGGGGAGCGCATCCACCCGTTCAAGGCCCAAAGGGTGAACGGCACGGTGATGACCGCCGACCTCTACCGGCAGATGACCGAGGCCAAGGGGAGAAAGGAGGACCTGTCCCTGTCATTCGTGGCGGCATTGCTCGAGTCTCTGGTAGAAGCGGCGTGCGATGAGGCGGAAAAGAGAGGGATACGTCACATAGGGCTGACCGGCGGCGTATCCTACAACGGCCCGGTGTCCTCACTGACCAAGCAGATGGTCGAGGAGAGGGGGCTGGAATTCGTATGCCACGACCGCCTTCCCAACGGTGATGGCTGTGTGTCCAGCGGACAGTGCGCCATCGCGCTCAAGAAGTCCCGGTGA
- the gcvH gene encoding glycine cleavage system protein GcvH — MADKSVVKDGLKYTIDHEWVKEEGSNVRIGITDHAQLEMTEIVFVELPKVGKRYQRGEVIGQVESVKTVASIYTPVGGEVVEANQELENMTQFINESPYDKGWIAVIRVDDPSSLVGLMDAAAYRKVLNGG; from the coding sequence ATGGCGGACAAGAGCGTAGTGAAGGACGGCCTCAAATACACGATCGACCACGAATGGGTGAAGGAGGAAGGATCCAACGTCCGCATCGGGATAACGGACCACGCGCAGCTGGAGATGACCGAGATCGTTTTCGTCGAGCTGCCCAAGGTGGGCAAGAGGTACCAGCGAGGCGAGGTCATCGGACAGGTGGAGAGCGTGAAGACCGTCGCATCCATCTACACGCCGGTGGGCGGCGAGGTGGTGGAGGCCAACCAGGAGCTGGAGAACATGACCCAGTTCATCAACGAGTCGCCGTACGATAAGGGCTGGATCGCCGTCATCAGGGTTGACGACCCTTCTTCTTTAGTAGGCCTCATGGACGCGGCGGCGTACCGCAAGGTCCTCAACGGTGGCTGA